A single window of Brachyhypopomus gauderio isolate BG-103 chromosome 21, BGAUD_0.2, whole genome shotgun sequence DNA harbors:
- the ppdpfb gene encoding pancreatic progenitor cell differentiation and proliferation factor B — protein MAAIPASGSLVATHDYYRRRLGSTSSSSSCGSSEYTGEVIPHHPGLPKQDPGHWWSSFFFGKHNQLGMGTLTEEAQQKPGLSVTDGQVTCVARDMVMKRQASESSDGGKLEAS, from the exons ATGGCAGCTATTCCAGCTAGCGGGTCTCTAGTAGCTACCCATGACTATTACCGAC GGCGCCTGGGCTCCACGTCAAGCAGTAGCTCGTGTGGCAGTTCGGAGTACACTGGGGAGGTTATTCCACATCACCCAG GCCTGCCCAAGCAGGACCCGGGCCACTGGTGGTCCAGTTTCTTCTTTGGGAAGCACAACCAGTTGGGCATGGGCACCTTGACTGAGGAGGCCCAGCAGAA ACCGGGGTTGAGCGTGACAGACGGTCAGGTGACGTGCGTGGCCCGGGATATGGTCATGAAGAGGCAGGCCAGTGAGAGCAGTGATGGTGGGAAGTTGGAGGCTTCCTGA
- the tpd52l2b gene encoding tpd52 like 2b isoform X1, whose product MDSASQDINLNSPNKALGSGSLTEVPAEGVSGGVTPVTLPPGLTEDEAEELRIELTKVEEEIQTLRQVLLAKERHASELKRKLGLSPLNELKQNISKGWQDVQTSNAYLSASATLDDITHSDVYKKTQETLSQAGQKTSAAFTTMGSAISRKLGDMRALPFSNSFGSNYSIRHSISMPVMRNSQTFKSFEDKVGNLKSKVVGGRANGGGLQSPESPNPAQDNAPF is encoded by the exons ATGGATTCCGCCAGTCAAG ACATCAATCTGAACTCTCCAAATAAAGCCCTGGGCTCTGGCTCCCTGACAGAGGTGCCAGCAGAGGGTGTCTCAGGTGGGGTGACTCCAGTAACACTCCCCCCAGGGCTTACAGAGGACGAGGCTGAAGAACTGAGGATTGAACTCACCAAG GTAGAGGAGGAGATTCAGACCCTGCGTCAGGTTTTGCTGGCCAAAGAGCGACACGCGTCTGAGCTCAAACGCAAGTTGGGCCTCAGCCCCCTGAATGAACTCAAACAGAACATCTCCAAAGGCTGGCAGGACGTCCAGACCTCAAACGC ATATCTTTCAGCCTCCGCCACTCTGGATGACATTACCCACTCTGACGT GTACAAGAAGACTCAGGAAACACTGTCTCAGGCAGGACAGAAGACCTCTGCGGCCTTCACCACCATGGGCTCTGCTATCAGCAGGAAACTGGGAGACATGAG AGCTCTGCCTTTCTCTAACTCCTTTGG TAGTAACTACTCCATCCGCCACTCCATAAGTATGCCAGTCATGAG AAACTCCCAAACCTTCAAATCATTTGAAGACAAAGTTGGGAACCTCAAG TCCAAGGTGGTCGGCGGGAGGGCCAACGGCGGGGGCCTGCAGTCGCCGGAGTCCCCCAACCCCGCGCAAGACAACGCCCCCTTCTGA
- the tpd52l2b gene encoding tpd52 like 2b isoform X2, producing MDSASQDINLNSPNKALGSGSLTEVPAEGVSGGVTPVTLPPGLTEDEAEELRIELTKVEEEIQTLRQVLLAKERHASELKRKLGLSPLNELKQNISKGWQDVQTSNAYLSASATLDDITHSDVYKKTQETLSQAGQKTSAAFTTMGSAISRKLGDMRALPFSNSFGNYSIRHSISMPVMRNSQTFKSFEDKVGNLKSKVVGGRANGGGLQSPESPNPAQDNAPF from the exons ATGGATTCCGCCAGTCAAG ACATCAATCTGAACTCTCCAAATAAAGCCCTGGGCTCTGGCTCCCTGACAGAGGTGCCAGCAGAGGGTGTCTCAGGTGGGGTGACTCCAGTAACACTCCCCCCAGGGCTTACAGAGGACGAGGCTGAAGAACTGAGGATTGAACTCACCAAG GTAGAGGAGGAGATTCAGACCCTGCGTCAGGTTTTGCTGGCCAAAGAGCGACACGCGTCTGAGCTCAAACGCAAGTTGGGCCTCAGCCCCCTGAATGAACTCAAACAGAACATCTCCAAAGGCTGGCAGGACGTCCAGACCTCAAACGC ATATCTTTCAGCCTCCGCCACTCTGGATGACATTACCCACTCTGACGT GTACAAGAAGACTCAGGAAACACTGTCTCAGGCAGGACAGAAGACCTCTGCGGCCTTCACCACCATGGGCTCTGCTATCAGCAGGAAACTGGGAGACATGAG AGCTCTGCCTTTCTCTAACTCCTTTGG TAACTACTCCATCCGCCACTCCATAAGTATGCCAGTCATGAG AAACTCCCAAACCTTCAAATCATTTGAAGACAAAGTTGGGAACCTCAAG TCCAAGGTGGTCGGCGGGAGGGCCAACGGCGGGGGCCTGCAGTCGCCGGAGTCCCCCAACCCCGCGCAAGACAACGCCCCCTTCTGA
- the tpd52l2b gene encoding tpd52 like 2b isoform X4: MDSASQDINLNSPNKALGSGSLTEVPAEGVSGGVTPVTLPPGLTEDEAEELRIELTKVEEEIQTLRQVLLAKERHASELKRKLGLSPLNELKQNISKGWQDVQTSNAYKKTQETLSQAGQKTSAAFTTMGSAISRKLGDMRALPFSNSFGNYSIRHSISMPVMRNSQTFKSFEDKVGNLKSKVVGGRANGGGLQSPESPNPAQDNAPF; the protein is encoded by the exons ATGGATTCCGCCAGTCAAG ACATCAATCTGAACTCTCCAAATAAAGCCCTGGGCTCTGGCTCCCTGACAGAGGTGCCAGCAGAGGGTGTCTCAGGTGGGGTGACTCCAGTAACACTCCCCCCAGGGCTTACAGAGGACGAGGCTGAAGAACTGAGGATTGAACTCACCAAG GTAGAGGAGGAGATTCAGACCCTGCGTCAGGTTTTGCTGGCCAAAGAGCGACACGCGTCTGAGCTCAAACGCAAGTTGGGCCTCAGCCCCCTGAATGAACTCAAACAGAACATCTCCAAAGGCTGGCAGGACGTCCAGACCTCAAACGC GTACAAGAAGACTCAGGAAACACTGTCTCAGGCAGGACAGAAGACCTCTGCGGCCTTCACCACCATGGGCTCTGCTATCAGCAGGAAACTGGGAGACATGAG AGCTCTGCCTTTCTCTAACTCCTTTGG TAACTACTCCATCCGCCACTCCATAAGTATGCCAGTCATGAG AAACTCCCAAACCTTCAAATCATTTGAAGACAAAGTTGGGAACCTCAAG TCCAAGGTGGTCGGCGGGAGGGCCAACGGCGGGGGCCTGCAGTCGCCGGAGTCCCCCAACCCCGCGCAAGACAACGCCCCCTTCTGA
- the tpd52l2b gene encoding tpd52 like 2b isoform X3: protein MDSASQDINLNSPNKALGSGSLTEVPAEGVSGGVTPVTLPPGLTEDEAEELRIELTKVEEEIQTLRQVLLAKERHASELKRKLGLSPLNELKQNISKGWQDVQTSNAYKKTQETLSQAGQKTSAAFTTMGSAISRKLGDMRALPFSNSFGSNYSIRHSISMPVMRNSQTFKSFEDKVGNLKSKVVGGRANGGGLQSPESPNPAQDNAPF from the exons ATGGATTCCGCCAGTCAAG ACATCAATCTGAACTCTCCAAATAAAGCCCTGGGCTCTGGCTCCCTGACAGAGGTGCCAGCAGAGGGTGTCTCAGGTGGGGTGACTCCAGTAACACTCCCCCCAGGGCTTACAGAGGACGAGGCTGAAGAACTGAGGATTGAACTCACCAAG GTAGAGGAGGAGATTCAGACCCTGCGTCAGGTTTTGCTGGCCAAAGAGCGACACGCGTCTGAGCTCAAACGCAAGTTGGGCCTCAGCCCCCTGAATGAACTCAAACAGAACATCTCCAAAGGCTGGCAGGACGTCCAGACCTCAAACGC GTACAAGAAGACTCAGGAAACACTGTCTCAGGCAGGACAGAAGACCTCTGCGGCCTTCACCACCATGGGCTCTGCTATCAGCAGGAAACTGGGAGACATGAG AGCTCTGCCTTTCTCTAACTCCTTTGG TAGTAACTACTCCATCCGCCACTCCATAAGTATGCCAGTCATGAG AAACTCCCAAACCTTCAAATCATTTGAAGACAAAGTTGGGAACCTCAAG TCCAAGGTGGTCGGCGGGAGGGCCAACGGCGGGGGCCTGCAGTCGCCGGAGTCCCCCAACCCCGCGCAAGACAACGCCCCCTTCTGA
- the tpd52l2b gene encoding tpd52 like 2b isoform X6 — protein sequence MDSASQDINLNSPNKALGSGSLTEVPAEGVSGGVTPVTLPPGLTEDEAEELRIELTKVEEEIQTLRQVLLAKERHASELKRKLGLSPLNELKQNISKGWQDVQTSNAYKKTQETLSQAGQKTSAAFTTMGSAISRKLGDMRNSQTFKSFEDKVGNLKSKVVGGRANGGGLQSPESPNPAQDNAPF from the exons ATGGATTCCGCCAGTCAAG ACATCAATCTGAACTCTCCAAATAAAGCCCTGGGCTCTGGCTCCCTGACAGAGGTGCCAGCAGAGGGTGTCTCAGGTGGGGTGACTCCAGTAACACTCCCCCCAGGGCTTACAGAGGACGAGGCTGAAGAACTGAGGATTGAACTCACCAAG GTAGAGGAGGAGATTCAGACCCTGCGTCAGGTTTTGCTGGCCAAAGAGCGACACGCGTCTGAGCTCAAACGCAAGTTGGGCCTCAGCCCCCTGAATGAACTCAAACAGAACATCTCCAAAGGCTGGCAGGACGTCCAGACCTCAAACGC GTACAAGAAGACTCAGGAAACACTGTCTCAGGCAGGACAGAAGACCTCTGCGGCCTTCACCACCATGGGCTCTGCTATCAGCAGGAAACTGGGAGACATGAG AAACTCCCAAACCTTCAAATCATTTGAAGACAAAGTTGGGAACCTCAAG TCCAAGGTGGTCGGCGGGAGGGCCAACGGCGGGGGCCTGCAGTCGCCGGAGTCCCCCAACCCCGCGCAAGACAACGCCCCCTTCTGA
- the tpd52l2b gene encoding tpd52 like 2b isoform X5 translates to MDSASQDINLNSPNKALGSGSLTEVPAEGVSGGVTPVTLPPGLTEDEAEELRIELTKVEEEIQTLRQVLLAKERHASELKRKLGLSPLNELKQNISKGWQDVQTSNAYLSASATLDDITHSDVYKKTQETLSQAGQKTSAAFTTMGSAISRKLGDMRNSQTFKSFEDKVGNLKSKVVGGRANGGGLQSPESPNPAQDNAPF, encoded by the exons ATGGATTCCGCCAGTCAAG ACATCAATCTGAACTCTCCAAATAAAGCCCTGGGCTCTGGCTCCCTGACAGAGGTGCCAGCAGAGGGTGTCTCAGGTGGGGTGACTCCAGTAACACTCCCCCCAGGGCTTACAGAGGACGAGGCTGAAGAACTGAGGATTGAACTCACCAAG GTAGAGGAGGAGATTCAGACCCTGCGTCAGGTTTTGCTGGCCAAAGAGCGACACGCGTCTGAGCTCAAACGCAAGTTGGGCCTCAGCCCCCTGAATGAACTCAAACAGAACATCTCCAAAGGCTGGCAGGACGTCCAGACCTCAAACGC ATATCTTTCAGCCTCCGCCACTCTGGATGACATTACCCACTCTGACGT GTACAAGAAGACTCAGGAAACACTGTCTCAGGCAGGACAGAAGACCTCTGCGGCCTTCACCACCATGGGCTCTGCTATCAGCAGGAAACTGGGAGACATGAG AAACTCCCAAACCTTCAAATCATTTGAAGACAAAGTTGGGAACCTCAAG TCCAAGGTGGTCGGCGGGAGGGCCAACGGCGGGGGCCTGCAGTCGCCGGAGTCCCCCAACCCCGCGCAAGACAACGCCCCCTTCTGA